Proteins from a single region of Corynebacterium casei LMG S-19264:
- a CDS encoding serine hydrolase domain-containing protein, whose translation MKRSVLFGILTTIVVLIGLLIVGPQRIALADENTGDEELAQKIRDNSSNAQNQITAFTLQTGEATFAGLGADENTEVEIGSVSKTFTTELLRQQVESGDIELETTVGDIIDVDGSAVADVTMVELANHTSGLPRLDKDNLGLFRTIFTENPYTGITQEDVFNAARNASLSGRGEVAYSNFGVALLGQLLAVNADSEYVDLVQENILEPAGMDSTYVGSETSVSEYAPRGLSADGRKTDAWGMDGYAPAGSIRSTAADMAKYAEFMLDNSEFGFGWFPEETGGLWHNGGTGGYSTMLIIDPEKNEAFFANGNTPQGVEDLTRALRQEGE comes from the coding sequence ATGAAAAGATCAGTTCTTTTCGGCATCCTGACAACCATCGTCGTACTCATCGGACTCTTAATCGTCGGCCCACAGCGCATCGCTTTGGCTGATGAAAACACGGGTGATGAGGAATTAGCACAAAAGATTCGTGATAACTCCAGCAATGCCCAGAACCAGATCACTGCATTTACTCTGCAAACCGGCGAAGCAACCTTCGCTGGTCTCGGGGCAGATGAAAATACAGAAGTAGAAATAGGTTCGGTCTCCAAGACTTTCACCACTGAGCTATTGCGCCAGCAGGTCGAATCCGGCGATATTGAGCTAGAGACCACCGTTGGCGACATCATTGATGTCGATGGCAGCGCGGTCGCCGATGTCACCATGGTGGAGCTGGCCAACCACACTTCCGGTCTACCGCGCTTGGACAAGGACAATTTGGGGTTGTTCCGCACCATTTTCACTGAGAATCCTTATACCGGGATTACTCAAGAAGATGTCTTTAATGCCGCACGTAATGCCAGCTTGAGCGGGCGTGGCGAGGTAGCCTACTCAAACTTTGGTGTCGCGCTGCTTGGCCAGTTGCTCGCTGTCAACGCTGATTCTGAGTACGTCGACTTAGTTCAAGAAAACATCTTGGAACCAGCAGGCATGGATTCAACCTACGTAGGCAGCGAGACCTCTGTTTCCGAATATGCCCCGCGTGGACTTAGCGCGGATGGCCGCAAGACTGACGCCTGGGGCATGGATGGCTACGCCCCTGCCGGGTCCATCCGCTCTACTGCCGCTGACATGGCCAAGTACGCCGAGTTCATGTTGGATAACAGCGAGTTTGGATTTGGTTGGTTCCCTGAAGAGACCGGCGGCCTTTGGCATAACGGTGGCACGGGTGGCTATTCCACCATGCTGATAATTGACCCCGAAAAGAATGAAGCATTCTTTGCCAACGGCAATACCCCACAAGGCGTGGAAGACCTCACCCGTGCCCTACGCCAAGAAGGTGAGTAA
- a CDS encoding ArsR/SmtB family transcription factor codes for MSSTPDPQRDTESSKQQASAEERFAALEARVEALENAASKTSEANGFWVVDALHNQREQMPEGSVIFGGDVDAAGGSYSYQWQRPLEVLTDPDMWTDSFERLFALAHPVRGAILRRLLQSSAQVSDFIEEELVTSTSTAYHHLSALSQAGWIKKSGSGTYEIAPTRIIPLLTIISASEDH; via the coding sequence ATGTCATCGACCCCAGATCCGCAACGCGACACGGAATCTTCTAAGCAGCAAGCAAGCGCAGAAGAACGCTTCGCTGCGCTGGAAGCACGTGTTGAGGCGCTGGAGAACGCCGCTTCTAAAACTTCTGAAGCAAACGGATTTTGGGTTGTGGACGCGCTTCATAATCAACGTGAGCAGATGCCAGAAGGCTCAGTCATTTTTGGTGGCGATGTTGATGCAGCTGGTGGCAGCTATAGCTACCAGTGGCAACGCCCGCTTGAAGTACTGACCGACCCAGACATGTGGACTGACAGCTTTGAACGGCTGTTCGCTCTGGCGCATCCAGTGCGCGGGGCGATTCTTCGCCGCCTACTGCAATCTTCGGCTCAGGTCTCTGACTTCATCGAAGAAGAACTGGTCACATCCACATCGACGGCATATCACCATCTATCTGCACTCTCCCAAGCTGGCTGGATTAAAAAATCCGGTTCAGGCACCTATGAGATTGCGCCAACTCGGATCATTCCGCTTTTGACCATCATTTCAGCTAGTGAGGACCACTAG
- the mnmA gene encoding tRNA 2-thiouridine(34) synthase MnmA, whose protein sequence is MRVLVAMSGGVDSSVAAARAVEAGHEVVGVHLALHKDAQQTREKARGCCSLEDSADARRICDKLGIPFYVWDFSEEFKEAVITDFVDSYERGETPNPCLRCNEKIKFAALLRKGMALGFDAVATGHYATLDKDGYMRRSLDENKDQSYVLGVITAEELNYCYFPIGDTPKPLIREEAKRHGFSTASKPDSYDICFIPDGNTQAFLGARIGMRPGMIVDQDGTELREHDGAWNYTIGQRKGLDIKAPAADGRPRYVTGIDAQTGTVTVGSREDLKVTEITADRLKFLHPAMDGEFDCDVQVRAHGSVVSCHARVDRNSDMMILTLNEPLTGVAPGQAAVLYFPSPDELGDIVIGSGTITQTA, encoded by the coding sequence ATGCGAGTTTTGGTTGCCATGTCAGGAGGCGTCGACTCATCCGTTGCTGCGGCCCGTGCGGTTGAAGCAGGACACGAGGTGGTCGGCGTCCACCTTGCCCTACACAAAGACGCCCAACAGACCCGTGAGAAAGCTCGCGGCTGCTGCTCATTGGAAGACTCCGCAGATGCGCGTCGCATCTGCGACAAGCTTGGCATCCCGTTTTATGTCTGGGATTTCTCCGAGGAATTCAAGGAAGCGGTCATCACTGACTTCGTTGATTCCTATGAGCGCGGTGAGACCCCGAACCCTTGCCTGCGATGCAATGAGAAGATTAAGTTCGCGGCACTGCTGCGCAAGGGCATGGCCCTTGGCTTTGATGCCGTGGCAACCGGCCACTACGCCACCTTGGATAAGGACGGCTACATGCGCCGTTCCTTGGATGAGAACAAGGACCAGTCTTATGTTCTCGGCGTTATCACCGCAGAAGAGCTGAATTACTGCTACTTCCCAATCGGTGATACTCCGAAGCCATTGATTCGTGAGGAAGCAAAGCGTCACGGTTTTTCCACGGCGTCTAAGCCGGACTCTTATGACATCTGCTTCATTCCAGATGGCAACACTCAGGCCTTCTTGGGCGCGCGCATCGGCATGCGCCCAGGCATGATTGTGGACCAGGACGGCACCGAGCTGCGTGAGCACGATGGCGCGTGGAACTACACCATTGGCCAGCGCAAGGGCTTGGACATCAAGGCACCGGCTGCCGATGGCCGCCCGCGCTACGTCACCGGCATCGACGCCCAGACTGGTACCGTCACCGTGGGGTCGCGTGAGGACCTGAAGGTCACTGAAATTACTGCGGACCGTTTGAAGTTCCTGCACCCAGCAATGGACGGCGAGTTCGATTGTGATGTTCAGGTGCGCGCTCACGGTTCCGTGGTTTCCTGCCACGCTCGTGTCGACCGCAACTCGGACATGATGATTTTGACGCTTAACGAGCCACTGACCGGTGTTGCGCCGGGTCAGGCTGCGGTGCTGTACTTCCCATCACCTGATGAGTTGGGAGATATTGTTATCGGCTCCGGCACCATCACACAGACGGCTTAA
- a CDS encoding uroporphyrinogen decarboxylase/cobalamine-independent methonine synthase family protein: MTAFGLGPVPGTDIALAADIIAGETGNSLHLPQLPARGLGSDVIGRTAGLLEAVSVDRGPRGWRLSDRPQLASRAMWDRMDRDLDILQELWGDDVDSLKVQIVGPWSLAAALELSNGHRAITDSGALRDLTGALHAGLAEHIRDLKNRFHCDIAVQIDEPSYTGVLAGLRGTTSFDPVRPVPSEVAADGLEQFHGQLLNFTGQQPNWEAARVAETIIIDVNLLTTDQDGIGEHIEEGHRLAFVIDPFHDDGSVKDSRKVSISIAKAWDRIGHSRLRLTTDIDIVPAATGETLKDMAGAYRFIAEIADILERDAGDL, encoded by the coding sequence ATGACCGCATTCGGATTAGGTCCGGTGCCCGGCACCGATATCGCCTTAGCCGCGGATATCATCGCTGGGGAAACCGGAAACAGCCTGCACCTTCCGCAGCTTCCCGCGCGCGGCTTGGGCTCTGATGTCATTGGCCGCACCGCCGGCCTGCTTGAAGCAGTCTCCGTCGACCGTGGCCCGCGCGGTTGGCGGCTAAGTGACCGTCCTCAGTTGGCATCACGTGCCATGTGGGACCGCATGGACCGCGACCTCGACATCTTACAAGAGCTGTGGGGCGATGACGTAGACAGCCTCAAGGTTCAGATTGTTGGACCATGGTCGCTTGCTGCCGCGTTGGAACTGAGCAACGGCCACCGTGCCATCACTGACTCCGGTGCCCTGCGTGACCTCACCGGCGCGTTGCATGCAGGTCTTGCTGAGCACATTCGTGATCTGAAGAACCGTTTCCACTGCGATATTGCGGTGCAAATCGATGAGCCTTCCTACACAGGTGTCCTAGCAGGGCTTCGTGGCACTACATCCTTCGATCCCGTGCGTCCGGTTCCATCTGAGGTCGCCGCCGACGGGCTTGAACAATTCCACGGCCAGCTGCTCAACTTCACCGGCCAACAACCCAACTGGGAAGCCGCTCGCGTCGCAGAGACCATCATCATCGACGTCAATCTATTGACCACCGATCAAGACGGCATTGGCGAACATATCGAAGAAGGTCACCGACTCGCGTTTGTCATCGATCCATTCCACGATGACGGAAGCGTCAAAGACTCCCGCAAAGTCTCCATCAGCATCGCCAAAGCCTGGGACCGCATTGGCCACTCACGCCTGCGATTGACCACTGATATTGATATCGTCCCAGCCGCAACAGGGGAGACCCTGAAAGACATGGCTGGCGCTTACCGCTTCATAGCGGAAATCGCCGACATCCTCGAACGGGACGCCGGCGACCTTTAA